One genomic window of Pelecanus crispus isolate bPelCri1 chromosome 18, bPelCri1.pri, whole genome shotgun sequence includes the following:
- the LOC142595247 gene encoding feather keratin Cos1-1/Cos1-3/Cos2-1-like: protein MSCYNPCLPCRPCGPTPLANSCNEPCVRQCQNSTVVIEPSPVVVTLPGPILSSFPQNTVVGSSTSAAVGSILSSEGVPISSGGFGLSGITSRYCGRRCLPC, encoded by the coding sequence atgtcctgctacaatCCGTGCCTGCCATGccggccctgcggcccgaccccgctggccaacagctgcaacgagccctgtgtcaggcagtgccagaactccaccgTCGTCATTGAACCCTCTcctgtggtggtgaccctgcctggacccatcctcagctccttcccgcagaacacCGTTGTGGgatcctccacctctgctgctgtcggtagcatcctcagctctgagggagtgcccatctcctctgggggCTTTGGCCTCTCTGGCATTACCAGCCGctactgtggcagaaggtgcctcCCCTGTTAA